Proteins encoded within one genomic window of Pseudalkalibacillus sp. SCS-8:
- the pruA gene encoding L-glutamate gamma-semialdehyde dehydrogenase codes for MVVPYKHEPFTDFSVKENREAFEEALKKVEKELLGKDYDLIINGEYVSTDEKIVSYNPANKEEVIGRVSKANQELAEKAMQSADKAFETWRKVDPEERANVLFRAAAEIRRRKHEFSALMVKEAGKPWKEADADTAEAIDFLEYYGRQMLEIKDGKQIQSRPIEHNQYKYIPLGVGITISPWNFPFAIMAGTTVAPIVTGNTVILKPASATPVVAAWFADVMLKAGTPAGVLNYLPGSGSEVGDYLVDHPRTRFISFTGSRDVGTRIWERAAKIQDGQKWLKRVIVEMGGKDTVCVDADADLDLAAQSIVYSAFGFAGQKCSAGSRAVVHQDIYDEVLDRAVKLTKELVTGEPTDHNTYMGPVIDKGAFDKIMSYIEIGKEEGRLMAGGEGDDSKGYFIQPTIFADLDPKARIMQEEIFGPVVAFSKARDFDHMLEIANNTEYGLTGALLTNDREKIKRAKEDFHVGNLYFNRGCTGAIVGYQPFGGFNMSGTDSKAGGPDYLVQHMQPKTTSEGL; via the coding sequence ATGGTAGTACCTTACAAACACGAGCCATTTACCGATTTTTCCGTTAAGGAAAATCGTGAAGCTTTTGAAGAAGCTTTGAAAAAAGTCGAGAAAGAACTATTAGGTAAAGACTATGACCTAATCATCAACGGAGAATATGTCTCTACTGATGAAAAGATTGTTTCGTACAATCCAGCGAACAAAGAAGAGGTCATCGGTCGTGTTTCGAAAGCGAACCAAGAGCTTGCTGAAAAAGCAATGCAATCTGCGGACAAAGCTTTTGAAACTTGGCGCAAGGTAGACCCTGAGGAGCGCGCGAACGTATTATTCCGTGCTGCTGCAGAAATCCGCCGCCGTAAGCATGAATTCTCTGCTTTGATGGTGAAAGAAGCAGGTAAGCCGTGGAAGGAAGCAGACGCTGACACAGCTGAAGCAATCGACTTCCTCGAGTATTATGGACGTCAAATGCTCGAAATCAAAGACGGTAAACAGATCCAAAGTCGTCCAATTGAGCACAACCAATACAAGTACATTCCATTAGGAGTCGGCATTACGATCTCTCCATGGAACTTCCCATTTGCGATCATGGCTGGAACGACTGTTGCACCGATCGTAACGGGTAACACAGTCATCCTTAAGCCGGCAAGTGCGACACCAGTTGTTGCGGCTTGGTTTGCTGATGTGATGTTGAAAGCTGGAACACCAGCAGGCGTATTGAACTACTTGCCTGGTAGCGGTTCTGAAGTGGGAGACTATCTCGTCGATCACCCTAGAACGCGTTTCATCAGCTTCACAGGATCACGCGACGTCGGTACACGTATTTGGGAACGTGCTGCAAAAATTCAAGACGGTCAGAAATGGCTGAAGCGTGTCATCGTTGAAATGGGTGGTAAAGATACAGTATGTGTCGACGCAGACGCTGACCTTGATCTAGCTGCTCAATCCATCGTATACTCTGCATTCGGATTCGCTGGACAAAAATGTTCTGCCGGTTCCCGTGCAGTCGTCCATCAGGACATCTACGATGAAGTCTTGGATCGCGCAGTCAAGTTGACGAAAGAGCTTGTTACTGGTGAACCAACAGACCATAACACGTATATGGGACCAGTTATCGATAAAGGCGCATTTGACAAGATCATGAGCTACATCGAAATCGGTAAAGAAGAAGGCCGACTCATGGCAGGTGGAGAAGGTGACGATTCCAAAGGTTACTTCATCCAACCTACGATCTTTGCTGATCTTGATCCGAAAGCTCGTATCATGCAAGAAGAAATCTTCGGACCAGTTGTTGCATTCAGTAAAGCGCGTGACTTCGATCACATGCTTGAAATTGCAAACAACACAGAATACGGTCTTACAGGTGCACTTCTTACGAACGACCGTGAGAAGATCAAGCGTGCGAAGGAAGACTTCCACGTTGGTAACCTTTACTTCAACCGCGGTTGTACAGGTGCAATCGTTGGATACCAACCATTCGGTGGATTCAACATGTCAGGTACAGACTCCAAAGCTGGAGGACCAGACTACCTCGTACAACACATGCAACCGAAGACAACATCTGAAGGATTGTAA
- a CDS encoding adenine deaminase C-terminal domain-containing protein, with protein MKWTKQQLRTHIDVIQGETPPTLVLKNATYLNNVLKKWMTANIWVYQDRIVYVGSKMPNNKDGCEILDCEGKSIVPGYIEPHVHPFQLYNPQTFASYAGKRGTTTFISDNLMLLPLPLEKALSFMTEINELPYSFFWWCRYDSQTKLQNEAEVFSDKMFDQFLDHPYVLQGGELTNWPQVLKGDDHTLHWMQETKRRGLKVEGHMPGASERTLTKMAAFGVDCDHEAMTGEEAVLRMSLGYTTSLRYSSIRPDLPEILEEMLALGVESFDRVLMTTDGSTPTFYKNGVTDEVIRIALEKGVPVEDAYAMVTYNVARHYGFDHLYGMVAPGRFANLNILSDPQNPTPEAVLSKGVWVTDEPKTEVDWERYDIKPYTFDWSLNEEDLSLTARASIDMVNAVITKPYGSEVDFSTDELSTDHDECFFALIDKDGKWRISTMLKGFATHVSGFASSYSNSGDILLIGKRKKDMIAAFNRMKELGGGIVLTENGNVVTEIPLSLNGGFSTEPMETVMEQQEQLVEALKARGYTFVDPIYSLLFFSSTHLPYIRITPSGMVDVLKNEVLFPVVMR; from the coding sequence ATGAAATGGACGAAGCAGCAGCTCCGTACACATATCGATGTTATACAGGGTGAAACACCACCCACGCTCGTACTGAAAAACGCGACGTATCTCAACAATGTATTGAAAAAATGGATGACCGCGAATATTTGGGTTTATCAGGATCGGATCGTTTATGTCGGCAGTAAAATGCCGAACAACAAGGATGGCTGTGAGATCCTCGATTGCGAAGGTAAATCAATCGTTCCTGGCTATATCGAGCCTCATGTCCATCCATTTCAACTATATAATCCCCAGACGTTTGCTTCTTATGCAGGAAAACGAGGGACGACGACGTTCATCAGCGACAACCTGATGCTTTTACCATTGCCATTAGAGAAAGCGCTTTCTTTCATGACTGAAATCAATGAATTGCCATACTCCTTTTTCTGGTGGTGTCGATACGACTCGCAGACGAAGCTGCAAAATGAGGCAGAGGTGTTCTCGGACAAGATGTTCGACCAATTCCTCGATCACCCGTACGTCCTGCAAGGAGGGGAGCTGACGAACTGGCCGCAGGTGCTGAAAGGGGACGATCACACGCTTCATTGGATGCAGGAAACGAAGCGACGCGGCTTGAAGGTCGAAGGGCATATGCCGGGGGCTTCTGAGCGTACGTTGACGAAAATGGCAGCTTTTGGCGTTGACTGCGATCATGAAGCGATGACCGGAGAGGAAGCGGTCCTTCGCATGTCACTCGGGTATACAACATCGCTCAGGTATTCATCGATCAGGCCGGACCTTCCGGAAATCCTTGAGGAGATGCTTGCGCTTGGGGTCGAAAGCTTTGACCGGGTGCTCATGACGACGGATGGCTCGACACCAACTTTTTATAAAAACGGTGTCACGGACGAAGTGATCCGGATCGCCCTTGAAAAAGGTGTGCCGGTCGAAGATGCATATGCGATGGTGACCTACAATGTCGCACGCCACTATGGGTTCGATCATTTGTATGGCATGGTCGCGCCTGGTCGTTTCGCCAACTTGAACATATTATCGGATCCGCAAAATCCAACACCTGAAGCTGTCCTCTCGAAAGGCGTGTGGGTGACGGACGAGCCGAAGACTGAAGTGGATTGGGAAAGGTACGACATTAAGCCGTATACGTTTGACTGGTCCTTGAATGAGGAAGATTTGAGTTTGACGGCACGTGCGAGCATCGATATGGTGAACGCGGTCATTACAAAACCGTACGGGTCTGAAGTTGATTTTTCGACCGACGAGCTATCCACGGACCATGATGAATGCTTTTTCGCATTGATCGATAAGGATGGGAAGTGGCGGATCAGTACGATGCTGAAGGGCTTCGCCACCCATGTATCCGGGTTTGCGAGCTCTTACTCCAACAGTGGAGACATCCTCTTAATCGGAAAAAGGAAGAAGGACATGATTGCCGCATTCAATCGCATGAAGGAGCTTGGAGGTGGAATCGTCCTTACCGAAAACGGGAATGTCGTCACGGAAATTCCGTTGAGCTTGAATGGTGGATTTTCCACCGAACCGATGGAGACGGTCATGGAGCAGCAGGAACAGCTCGTCGAGGCTTTGAAAGCGAGAGGCTACACATTCGTAGACCCGATCTACAGTCTATTGTTCTTTTCATCAACTCACCTACCGTATATCCGGATTACACCGAGCGGGATGGTCGATGTGTTAAAAAATGAGGTACTCTTTCCTGTCGTAATGCGTTAA
- a CDS encoding CamS family sex pheromone protein has protein sequence MLKKLLVIVSASLILLSGCLPFDNLKKDPVVEEENNDNEKAIPLQNINTTEDKYYKSLKNYEPGAARGEINYGVDNRIDIDEMELGLMRLSKKTFDVDEYYFQEGQYISKDTIRNWLKRTSQDVGKGKDAFLQEGLNPGLDEKAYENADVKKKIDMLKKDPKILSYILEQNYLKDSGKDSVKLGGISIALAFNSTYYFTVKDEKGRLHPGEEDLTASEVKKYAAKTGQEVINRLRQHPELKDVPIVIGLYLEEKHGSVVPGNYFGKAVVKPGETKVDWEDVNEKYYFFPSKEAEEDHREDYNTFIQFESKIKEYFPNYIGVIGEAIYREDQLSKLSIEIPMQFQGKAEVISFTQYVNYLVKQYFPDEVVEVNIKSSLDQIESLIVSDPSKEDSIVHIY, from the coding sequence ATGTTAAAAAAGCTTTTAGTAATTGTGAGTGCCTCTTTAATCCTGTTGTCTGGCTGTCTTCCATTCGACAATCTGAAAAAGGATCCCGTCGTGGAAGAAGAAAATAATGATAATGAAAAAGCGATTCCGTTACAGAACATCAACACAACGGAAGATAAATACTATAAATCCCTGAAGAACTATGAACCGGGGGCAGCACGTGGAGAGATCAATTACGGTGTCGATAACCGGATTGATATCGATGAGATGGAATTAGGTTTGATGCGTCTTTCAAAAAAGACGTTCGACGTTGATGAGTACTACTTCCAAGAAGGGCAGTACATTTCAAAGGATACGATCCGTAACTGGTTGAAGCGTACCAGCCAGGATGTCGGGAAGGGGAAGGATGCCTTCTTGCAGGAAGGCTTAAACCCTGGGTTGGATGAGAAGGCGTATGAGAATGCCGATGTCAAAAAGAAGATCGACATGCTGAAGAAGGATCCGAAAATCCTTTCCTATATCCTTGAGCAGAACTATTTGAAGGATAGCGGAAAGGACAGCGTCAAGCTTGGCGGGATTTCCATCGCGCTCGCCTTCAATTCGACGTATTATTTTACCGTCAAGGATGAGAAAGGCCGCCTTCATCCGGGTGAAGAGGATCTTACCGCAAGTGAGGTCAAAAAATACGCTGCGAAAACCGGGCAGGAGGTCATTAACCGCCTCCGACAGCATCCTGAGCTGAAGGATGTTCCGATCGTTATCGGACTTTATCTGGAAGAAAAGCATGGTTCAGTCGTTCCGGGTAATTATTTCGGAAAGGCTGTCGTGAAACCAGGTGAGACGAAGGTGGATTGGGAGGACGTGAATGAGAAGTACTATTTCTTCCCGTCCAAGGAAGCAGAAGAGGATCATCGCGAGGACTACAATACGTTCATCCAGTTTGAATCGAAGATCAAGGAGTACTTCCCGAATTACATTGGTGTGATTGGTGAAGCGATTTATCGTGAAGACCAACTGTCGAAGCTGTCGATAGAAATTCCGATGCAATTCCAGGGTAAGGCTGAAGTGATATCGTTCACGCAATATGTGAACTATCTCGTGAAGCAGTACTTCCCTGACGAAGTCGTTGAGGTGAATATCAAATCCTCACTCGATCAGATTGAAAGCTTGATTGTCTCTGATCCATCGAAGGAAGATTCGATTGTTCATATTTATTGA
- a CDS encoding DUF3048 domain-containing protein, with amino-acid sequence MHKKGWLVTLLVALFLILAACQAKETATDEKKPEETEQKDERPVEEEPEEPEKPEEPEPAYTFPLTGIGTDEALHPRVIGVMINNAPEARPQSGLHKADLVYEVLAEGRITRMLALFQSEQPDQIGPVRSARDYYVRLNNAFDAIYVFHGWSPSAKSMLTSGNIDSLNGLYYDGSLFKRVGFRKAPHNSYITYDNIIKGAKKNNFELKQEIKPFSFMPEEDITNIEGDPATKMTVTYGKYQVTYRYDSEKGIYHRYTGNQQSVDRETGTPIELENVFVVVADHRIIDSAGRRNINLTSGGEALLFQEGKVQKIAWMNDNGRIIPVEAVMNPTKDAKPAEVPLVPGKTWVNVVPSSEYSSNVNWE; translated from the coding sequence ATGCATAAAAAAGGATGGCTTGTTACGTTGCTCGTAGCACTTTTCCTGATTTTAGCCGCTTGCCAGGCGAAAGAAACGGCAACGGATGAGAAGAAACCGGAAGAAACGGAACAAAAGGATGAGAGGCCCGTAGAGGAAGAACCTGAGGAGCCTGAAAAGCCAGAGGAACCGGAGCCTGCTTACACATTTCCGCTGACGGGTATAGGTACGGATGAAGCGCTGCACCCGAGGGTGATCGGCGTCATGATCAATAATGCACCTGAAGCTCGTCCTCAATCCGGACTCCATAAGGCGGATCTCGTTTATGAAGTGCTTGCGGAAGGACGGATTACGAGAATGCTTGCTTTGTTCCAGAGCGAACAGCCAGATCAGATCGGTCCTGTCAGGAGTGCTCGTGATTATTACGTCCGCCTGAACAACGCTTTCGATGCAATTTACGTATTCCATGGCTGGAGCCCATCGGCAAAATCGATGCTCACATCAGGCAATATTGACTCATTGAACGGGTTGTATTACGATGGGTCATTGTTCAAGCGTGTAGGCTTCCGAAAAGCACCGCATAACTCATATATCACGTATGACAACATTATAAAAGGCGCGAAAAAGAACAATTTCGAGCTGAAGCAGGAAATCAAACCGTTCAGCTTCATGCCGGAAGAGGATATTACGAATATCGAGGGTGATCCTGCGACAAAGATGACCGTTACATACGGCAAATACCAGGTCACCTACCGTTATGATTCAGAAAAAGGCATTTATCATCGTTATACAGGAAATCAACAGTCGGTCGATCGGGAAACAGGAACACCGATCGAATTGGAAAACGTCTTTGTGGTCGTCGCTGATCACCGAATCATCGATAGTGCAGGCCGACGCAACATCAACCTGACGAGCGGCGGAGAAGCGCTTCTTTTCCAGGAAGGGAAAGTACAGAAGATCGCCTGGATGAATGACAACGGCCGGATCATACCCGTTGAGGCGGTTATGAATCCTACGAAGGATGCTAAACCGGCAGAAGTCCCGTTGGTTCCGGGAAAAACGTGGGTCAACGTTGTGCCATCATCTGAATACAGTTCGAATGTAAATTGGGAGTAG
- the ligA gene encoding NAD-dependent DNA ligase LigA, translating into MTEEQAKTKIEELSTVLNQYNYEYHVLDKPSVPDAEYDQKLHELMKLEQEYPHLRTEDSPTQRVGGEPIDAFQKVEHRTPMLSLGNAFNEQDLRDFDRRVREGVGGEVRYVCELKIDGLAVSLLYEEGRFVRGATRGDGTIGEDITNNLKTIRSIPLCLKENATLEVRGEAFMPKASFTKLNEAREEEGVEQFANPRNAAAGSLRQLDPKIAASRNLDIFVYGAGQYDGVNIDSHSESLDYLSKLGFKTNPEWKRCETIEDVIEYVNGWVEKRPDLNYEIDGIVIKVDSLDQQDELGTTVKSPRWAVAYKFPAEEVVTRLNDIELTVGRTGVVTPTAILEPVQVAGTTVKRASLHNEDLIREKDIKIGDYVIVKKAGDIIPEVVNVIEEKRTGEEKDFHMPTHCPECESELVRIEDEVALRCINPTCPAQIREGLIHFVSRNAMNIDGLGEKVITQLFNENLIKDVADLYELKREELLQLERMGEKSVDNLLKAIEASKDNSLEKLLFGLGIRNVGAKAARTLAEHFETMENLQKATREDITSIHEFGEIMADSVVLYFEKPEVSDLLDHLRRVGVNMEYKGLKRSETENIDSPFSGKTIVLTGKLYQLSRNDAKAEIERLGGKVTGSVSKSTDLLIVGEDAGSKLTKAEKLGIDIWDEETFVSKLKN; encoded by the coding sequence ATGACCGAGGAACAAGCGAAGACCAAGATTGAAGAACTGAGTACAGTCTTGAACCAATATAATTATGAATATCATGTATTGGATAAACCATCCGTACCTGACGCGGAGTATGATCAGAAGCTGCATGAACTCATGAAGCTTGAACAGGAATACCCGCATCTGCGCACGGAGGATTCACCGACCCAGCGTGTTGGAGGCGAACCGATCGATGCATTCCAGAAGGTCGAACACCGTACTCCGATGCTCAGTCTCGGCAACGCGTTCAACGAACAGGACCTTCGGGATTTCGATCGACGCGTCCGTGAAGGGGTCGGTGGAGAAGTCCGTTACGTGTGTGAGCTGAAGATCGATGGTCTCGCTGTTTCACTCCTTTATGAAGAGGGTCGTTTCGTCAGAGGGGCAACCCGTGGCGACGGCACAATAGGAGAAGACATCACGAATAATTTAAAGACGATCCGTTCCATTCCACTTTGCTTGAAGGAAAATGCGACGTTAGAGGTGCGAGGCGAGGCGTTCATGCCGAAAGCATCGTTTACGAAGCTGAATGAGGCTCGGGAGGAAGAGGGCGTCGAGCAATTCGCCAACCCTCGGAATGCCGCAGCCGGTTCATTGCGTCAGCTTGATCCGAAGATCGCCGCAAGCCGTAACCTGGATATTTTTGTATACGGTGCCGGCCAGTACGATGGTGTGAACATCGACTCACACAGTGAAAGTCTTGACTATTTGAGCAAGCTCGGTTTCAAAACGAATCCGGAATGGAAGCGGTGCGAGACGATTGAAGATGTGATTGAATACGTGAATGGCTGGGTTGAGAAGCGCCCAGACCTTAACTATGAAATCGACGGGATTGTCATCAAGGTCGATTCACTCGATCAACAGGATGAACTCGGCACAACGGTGAAAAGCCCTCGCTGGGCCGTGGCGTACAAATTCCCGGCTGAAGAGGTCGTGACAAGGCTCAATGACATCGAGCTCACTGTTGGACGGACAGGTGTCGTCACACCGACCGCCATCCTCGAGCCTGTACAAGTTGCTGGTACGACTGTGAAACGTGCTTCCCTTCATAATGAGGATCTGATTCGTGAGAAGGATATCAAGATTGGGGACTATGTAATCGTCAAAAAAGCAGGCGACATCATCCCTGAAGTCGTGAATGTCATTGAAGAGAAGCGTACAGGTGAAGAAAAGGATTTCCATATGCCGACGCACTGTCCGGAATGTGAAAGTGAACTCGTCCGCATTGAGGATGAGGTAGCGTTACGCTGTATTAATCCGACCTGTCCTGCCCAAATCCGTGAAGGATTGATCCACTTCGTTTCACGGAATGCGATGAATATCGACGGACTCGGCGAGAAGGTCATTACACAGCTTTTCAATGAAAACCTGATTAAGGATGTAGCAGACCTTTATGAATTGAAGCGCGAGGAGCTGCTTCAGCTTGAACGGATGGGTGAGAAGTCCGTTGATAACCTGTTGAAAGCGATTGAAGCATCCAAGGATAATTCATTGGAGAAGCTTTTGTTCGGTCTCGGGATCCGGAATGTCGGTGCGAAGGCAGCGAGGACGCTTGCCGAGCATTTTGAAACGATGGAGAACCTTCAGAAGGCGACACGTGAAGACATTACGTCCATTCATGAATTCGGCGAAATCATGGCGGATTCGGTAGTCCTCTATTTTGAAAAACCTGAAGTATCCGATTTACTTGACCACCTTCGCCGTGTAGGGGTCAACATGGAATACAAAGGGCTGAAGCGCAGTGAAACGGAAAACATCGATTCCCCGTTCAGCGGGAAGACGATCGTTTTGACGGGTAAACTGTACCAGCTCTCACGGAACGATGCGAAAGCAGAAATCGAACGGCTTGGTGGGAAAGTGACCGGCAGCGTCAGTAAGAGTACGGACCTGTTGATTGTCGGAGAGGATGCAGGTTCTAAGCTTACGAAAGCGGAAAAACTCGGAATCGACATCTGGGACGAGGAAACTTTCGTCAGTAAGCTCAAAAATTAA
- a CDS encoding YerC/YecD family TrpR-related protein, translating to MQIDKLRGKTLDQLFDAILTLKDREECYRFFDDLATINEIQSLAQRLEVARMLREGYTYHKIENETGASTATISRVKRCLNYGNDTYEMALDRLKEKQD from the coding sequence ATGCAAATCGATAAACTAAGAGGGAAAACGCTCGATCAACTTTTCGACGCGATCCTCACGTTGAAAGACCGCGAAGAATGCTACCGGTTCTTTGATGATCTCGCAACGATCAACGAGATCCAGTCATTGGCTCAGCGGCTGGAGGTAGCGCGAATGCTTCGTGAAGGGTATACGTATCATAAGATCGAAAACGAAACAGGCGCAAGCACCGCGACGATTTCGCGCGTGAAGCGTTGCTTGAATTACGGCAATGACACCTATGAAATGGCGCTGGATCGTCTAAAAGAAAAACAAGATTAA
- the pcrA gene encoding DNA helicase PcrA, which yields MQQIVERLLSGLNPEQKRAVKHTEGPLLIMAGAGSGKTRVLTHRIAYLLIEKGVAPWNILAITFTNKAAREMQNRVASITGPAADNIWISTFHSMCVRILRRDSDRIGINRNFTILDSTDQLSVIKQALKDLNLDTKKFDARSILGTISSAKNELKTASDFKKTAAGMYEEVAADVYEVYEKQLRKNHALDFDDLIMSTIKLFQRVPEVLEHYQRKFQYIHVDEYQDTNRAQYVLVNMLADKYRNLCVVGDSDQSIYRWRGADITNILSFEEDYSDAEVILLEQNYRSTQRILQAANEVIQNNTGRKPKNLWTENTEGKNIHYYQGDSEHTESYFVVGKMKEMLQEGRKPSDMAVLYRTNAQSRVIEEALLKSNITYQIVGGTKFYDRKEIKDILAYLRLISNPDDDISLSRIINVPRRGIGSTTLDKIVQYAAMHDLSVMEALGEVEQMGLSARFVNRLTEFRDQVMNWSKMQEYLSVTELTEEVLEKTGYKDELKKEKTIESQSRLENLDEFLSVTQEFEKQNEDKSLVSFLTDLALVADIDKMDDDEEDKKKDGVVLMTLHSAKGLEFPVVFLMGLEEGIFPHSRSIFDDDEMEEERRLAYVGITRAEEELYLTNAKMRTLYGKTTMNPPSRFINEIPEELIETLNEEKETLPWMQTSGGGAAPRAGAPQRAHRKTPVRKGGEGLDWSVGDKAKHGKWGVGTVVSTKGEGDSLELDIAFPQPTGIKRLLAKFAPIEKA from the coding sequence TTGCAACAAATCGTTGAAAGGCTGCTCTCAGGTCTAAATCCTGAGCAGAAGAGAGCCGTCAAACATACAGAAGGACCATTATTGATTATGGCAGGAGCGGGAAGTGGAAAGACCCGTGTGCTTACGCATCGGATTGCGTACCTGCTCATCGAAAAAGGAGTCGCGCCGTGGAACATCCTTGCGATCACCTTTACGAACAAAGCCGCACGAGAAATGCAGAACAGGGTGGCATCCATAACAGGACCGGCTGCGGACAACATCTGGATTTCGACGTTCCACTCGATGTGCGTACGGATTTTACGTAGAGATTCCGACCGGATCGGAATTAACCGGAACTTCACGATTCTCGATTCGACGGATCAGCTGTCTGTCATCAAACAGGCGTTGAAGGACTTGAATCTCGACACGAAAAAGTTCGATGCGAGAAGCATCCTCGGAACGATCAGCTCTGCGAAGAACGAACTGAAAACAGCATCGGATTTCAAAAAGACCGCGGCAGGCATGTATGAAGAAGTGGCTGCAGACGTGTACGAGGTGTACGAAAAACAGCTTCGTAAAAACCATGCGCTCGACTTCGACGACCTGATTATGTCGACGATCAAGCTGTTCCAGCGTGTGCCGGAAGTGCTGGAGCATTATCAGCGCAAATTCCAATACATCCATGTCGATGAGTACCAGGATACGAACCGTGCCCAGTACGTGCTCGTCAACATGCTTGCGGACAAGTACCGCAACCTTTGCGTCGTCGGTGACTCGGATCAGTCAATCTATCGCTGGCGTGGAGCCGACATTACGAACATCCTTTCATTTGAAGAGGACTATTCGGATGCGGAAGTCATTTTGCTTGAGCAAAATTACCGCTCGACGCAACGGATTCTACAAGCGGCGAACGAGGTCATCCAGAACAATACAGGCCGGAAGCCGAAGAACCTTTGGACGGAAAATACAGAAGGTAAGAATATCCACTACTATCAAGGGGATAGTGAACATACAGAGAGTTATTTCGTCGTCGGTAAAATGAAGGAGATGCTCCAGGAAGGACGCAAGCCTTCAGATATGGCGGTCCTGTACCGAACGAATGCCCAATCCCGTGTCATTGAGGAAGCGCTTCTCAAATCGAACATTACGTACCAGATCGTCGGAGGCACAAAGTTCTACGACAGAAAAGAAATCAAGGACATCCTCGCATACTTGCGTCTGATTTCTAATCCGGATGACGACATCAGCCTAAGCCGGATCATCAATGTACCGAGACGTGGAATTGGATCAACTACGCTCGATAAAATTGTCCAATACGCAGCGATGCATGACCTTTCCGTTATGGAAGCTTTGGGTGAAGTCGAGCAGATGGGTTTGAGCGCACGTTTCGTGAACCGTCTCACGGAGTTCCGCGATCAAGTGATGAATTGGTCAAAAATGCAGGAGTACCTGTCTGTTACGGAATTGACAGAAGAGGTGCTTGAGAAGACCGGTTATAAGGATGAGTTGAAAAAAGAGAAAACGATTGAATCACAAAGCCGTCTCGAAAACCTGGATGAATTCCTATCGGTTACACAGGAATTCGAAAAGCAGAACGAAGACAAGAGCCTTGTGTCGTTCTTGACGGACCTCGCCCTCGTTGCTGACATCGATAAGATGGATGATGACGAAGAGGACAAGAAGAAGGACGGCGTCGTGCTGATGACGCTCCACTCTGCGAAGGGTCTTGAGTTCCCGGTCGTCTTTTTGATGGGATTAGAAGAAGGCATCTTTCCGCATAGCCGTTCCATTTTCGATGACGATGAGATGGAGGAGGAACGCCGGCTTGCCTACGTCGGGATCACCCGTGCTGAGGAAGAGCTCTATTTGACGAACGCGAAAATGCGGACGTTATACGGGAAAACGACGATGAATCCACCGTCCCGTTTTATCAACGAAATTCCGGAAGAACTCATCGAAACGCTGAACGAGGAAAAGGAGACGCTTCCTTGGATGCAGACGTCTGGTGGTGGCGCAGCGCCTCGAGCTGGAGCACCACAACGTGCGCATCGTAAAACGCCTGTCCGAAAAGGCGGCGAAGGGCTTGATTGGAGCGTCGGTGATAAAGCGAAGCACGGCAAATGGGGTGTCGGAACGGTTGTGAGCACGAAGGGTGAAGGCGATTCCCTCGAGCTCGACATCGCATTCCCACAGCCGACAGGCATCAAGCGCCTGCTCGCGAAATTCGCCCCGATTGAGAAGGCATAA
- a CDS encoding heptaprenylglyceryl phosphate synthase, whose product MFEYKEWKHVFKLDPNKEITPEALDQICESGTDAVIVGGSDGVTIENTIDLLSRIRKYTVPCVLEVSNIESITPGFDFYFVPSVMNSKNPDWIVGLHRKALKEYGHLINWEELVTEGYCIVNGDSKVAQLTEADTDLDHEDVLAYAQLAENMFHLPIFYLEYSGTYGDVDLVKDISTVLDKTHFFYGGGIKDQEQAREMAQFANTIVVGNVIYEDLDAALRTVKVVKG is encoded by the coding sequence ATGTTCGAATATAAAGAGTGGAAGCACGTCTTCAAGCTCGATCCGAATAAAGAAATCACGCCGGAAGCATTGGATCAGATTTGTGAATCTGGTACAGATGCCGTTATTGTCGGCGGCAGTGATGGGGTCACAATCGAGAACACGATCGACCTTCTTTCACGCATACGGAAATATACGGTGCCTTGTGTGTTGGAGGTTTCAAACATCGAATCGATCACACCAGGATTCGATTTTTATTTTGTACCGAGTGTGATGAACAGTAAAAACCCTGACTGGATCGTCGGTCTGCACAGAAAAGCGCTGAAGGAGTATGGTCATCTCATCAATTGGGAGGAGCTCGTAACCGAGGGCTACTGTATCGTCAACGGTGATTCGAAGGTTGCCCAGCTGACCGAAGCGGATACAGACCTGGACCATGAGGATGTCCTTGCCTATGCGCAATTGGCGGAGAATATGTTCCACCTGCCGATTTTCTATCTTGAGTACAGCGGTACATACGGAGATGTCGATCTTGTAAAAGATATCAGTACAGTACTCGATAAGACGCATTTCTTTTATGGCGGGGGAATCAAGGATCAGGAGCAGGCCCGTGAAATGGCGCAATTCGCCAATACGATCGTCGTCGGAAATGTCATTTATGAAGACCTGGACGCAGCATTACGAACGGTGAAAGTCGTCAAAGGTTAA